Proteins co-encoded in one Candidatus Omnitrophota bacterium genomic window:
- a CDS encoding EFR1 family ferrodoxin (N-terminal region resembles flavodoxins. C-terminal ferrodoxin region binds two 4Fe-4S clusters.) has protein sequence MNNMIFYFTGTGNSLEVARSLAKELGDTQLCPIATFREDIVSVSSSCIGIVFPVYMFGLPLLVRDFIDRLEVTKGSYIFAVATYGGKAGNALGMCKNLFEKRNLELSSAFLIRMPGNYTALYGAIKQDEQDEMFVKADKRVKEISSLIKDRKILPVEKDMGALRFLFSFLYKVASPKIPKMDKGFWAEDKCNHCGTCVKVCPVKNIQLQQGKPKWLGQCQQCMACLQWCPVEAIQYGKSTIGKKRYRNPAVDLKDLINM, from the coding sequence ATGAATAACATGATTTTTTATTTTACCGGCACAGGAAATTCTTTGGAAGTCGCCCGCAGTTTAGCCAAGGAATTAGGCGATACTCAACTTTGCCCTATCGCAACTTTCCGGGAAGATATTGTAAGCGTAAGTTCGTCCTGTATAGGGATAGTATTTCCGGTGTATATGTTTGGTTTGCCTCTATTAGTTAGGGATTTTATTGATAGGCTAGAAGTGACTAAGGGTTCATATATTTTTGCAGTTGCTACTTATGGCGGGAAGGCTGGTAATGCCTTAGGTATGTGCAAGAATTTATTTGAGAAACGAAACCTTGAATTATCTTCTGCTTTCTTAATAAGAATGCCCGGTAATTATACTGCTCTTTATGGGGCAATAAAACAGGACGAACAGGATGAGATGTTTGTTAAAGCCGATAAAAGAGTAAAGGAGATCTCCTCTTTGATAAAAGACCGAAAGATTTTGCCGGTTGAAAAGGACATGGGCGCTTTAAGATTTCTTTTTTCATTTTTATATAAAGTAGCTTCTCCTAAGATCCCTAAAATGGATAAAGGCTTTTGGGCAGAGGATAAATGTAATCATTGCGGTACCTGCGTTAAGGTTTGTCCGGTTAAGAACATACAACTTCAACAGGGTAAACCTAAGTGGCTGGGGCAATGCCAGCAATGCATGGCTTGTTTGCAGTGGTGCCCCGTGGAAGCCATACAATACGGTAAAAGTACCATTGGAAAGAAGCGTTATCGTAATCCGGCAGTAGATTTAAAAGATTTGATAAACATGTAA
- a CDS encoding glycosyltransferase family 2 protein, with translation MKKISAIIACYKDEQAIPIMHKRLTDVFNKIGCGYEIIFINDGSPDNSEAVLKQLVNKDAHVVAVNHSRNFGSQMAFTSGMDIASSDGVVLLDGDLQDPPELIEQFYNKWLEGFDVIYGVRIKREAPIFMQIAYKLFYRLFHQISYVQVPLNAGDFSLIDKKAVEVLKNMPERDRFIRGLRAWAGFKQTGVSYVRPERMFGKSTNNFLKNFSWAMKGIFSFTYVPLELMTLLSLVTFFLSMIGIIAQIIIKIITPSAPQGFTTVLVVVLFIGSIQLLGISVLGQYIGKIFEEVKQRPRYIVKSIFKKE, from the coding sequence ATGAAAAAGATATCCGCGATTATTGCCTGTTATAAAGACGAACAGGCAATCCCGATTATGCATAAGCGGCTAACAGATGTTTTTAATAAGATAGGCTGTGGCTATGAGATTATTTTTATTAATGATGGCAGCCCTGATAACAGCGAAGCTGTATTAAAACAGCTTGTGAATAAGGACGCCCATGTGGTAGCGGTTAACCATTCGCGTAATTTCGGCTCCCAAATGGCGTTTACAAGCGGCATGGACATCGCAAGTTCCGACGGGGTAGTGCTTCTTGACGGTGACCTGCAGGACCCCCCTGAGCTAATCGAGCAATTCTATAATAAATGGCTGGAAGGGTTTGACGTAATCTACGGAGTGCGCATAAAACGTGAAGCGCCAATTTTTATGCAGATAGCCTACAAGCTTTTTTACCGCCTGTTTCACCAGATCTCTTATGTGCAGGTTCCGCTTAATGCCGGAGATTTTTCTTTGATAGACAAGAAGGCGGTAGAGGTGTTAAAAAATATGCCAGAGCGCGATAGGTTTATTAGGGGCTTGCGCGCTTGGGCAGGTTTTAAGCAGACAGGTGTTTCTTATGTTAGGCCGGAACGTATGTTTGGCAAATCAACCAATAATTTCTTAAAGAATTTTAGCTGGGCGATGAAAGGAATATTCTCTTTTACTTATGTCCCGCTTGAATTAATGACCTTGCTTTCGCTTGTAACATTTTTCTTATCTATGATCGGTATCATCGCGCAGATTATTATAAAGATTATTACTCCCAGTGCCCCGCAGGGTTTTACAACAGTTTTGGTGGTAGTGCTTTTTATTGGCTCCATCCAGCTTTTAGGGATAAGCGTTTTAGGGCAGTATATCGGCAAGATATTTGAAGAAGTTAAACAGCGCCCCAGATATATTGTAAAAAGTATTTTTAAGAAAGAATAG
- the greA gene encoding transcription elongation factor GreA: protein MEPIYLTKEGYQKLEEELEKLKTVKRRELSKAIGEARAQGDISENAEYDAAKDAQAHNELRISQIEEKLSCARILDNTNIPKDEVLIGATVKLKDLDTEEELEYMLVSEAEADYNLNKISVSSPVGSALLNHKIGQVVQIKVPAGVLQYKITGISR from the coding sequence ATGGAACCAATTTATCTTACTAAAGAAGGTTATCAGAAATTAGAAGAAGAGTTAGAGAAGCTAAAGACTGTGAAGCGCAGGGAATTATCTAAGGCGATTGGTGAGGCGCGTGCCCAAGGAGATATAAGTGAGAATGCTGAATACGATGCAGCCAAAGACGCCCAAGCGCATAATGAGTTAAGAATTTCCCAGATCGAGGAAAAGTTAAGCTGTGCGCGTATTTTAGATAATACTAATATCCCCAAGGATGAAGTGTTGATTGGGGCAACCGTGAAATTAAAGGATCTAGACACCGAAGAAGAGTTGGAATACATGCTTGTTTCTGAGGCAGAGGCCGATTACAATCTGAATAAGATTTCCGTTTCTTCTCCTGTAGGTTCGGCATTGTTAAACCATAAAATAGGCCAGGTAGTGCAGATCAAGGTTCCCGCGGGAGTTTTACAATATAAAATTACCGGGATATCAAGATAA